Proteins from a genomic interval of Takifugu rubripes unplaced genomic scaffold, fTakRub1.2, whole genome shotgun sequence:
- the LOC101067368 gene encoding LOW QUALITY PROTEIN: glycine N-methyltransferase (The sequence of the model RefSeq protein was modified relative to this genomic sequence to represent the inferred CDS: deleted 2 bases in 1 codon): protein MSVDSVFRTRSLGVAAEGLPDQYADGKAAKVWELYIGDTQSRTQEYKSWVVSLLRDNGVRRVLDVACGTGVDSIMLVEEGFDVVSVDASDKMLKYALKSRWERRKEAAFDQWVIEEANWLTLPEDIPKPGDGFDAVICLGNSFAHLPDFKGDQSDQKLALQNIASMVRPGGILIIDHRNYDYILETGRAPQGKNIYYKSDLTQDIATSVLWVNNKPHMITLDYTIYVPKASLHSLPEVSKFRLSYYPHRLESFKQLMSEAFHGKLEHQVYGDFKSYSQARAAPPCYFIHVCRKTA from the exons ATGTCGGTCGACAGCGTCTTCAGGACCCGCTCTCTCGGCGTGGCCGCGGAGGGACTTCCGGATCAGTACGCCGACGGTAAAGCGGCTAAAGTGTGGGAGCTGTACATCGGGGACACGCAGAGCAGGACGCAGGAGTACAAGAGCTGGGTGGTGTCTCTGCTGAGGGACAACGGCGTGCGGAGGGTGCTGGATGTCGCCTGCGGGACAGG AGTGGATTCCATCATGTTGGTAGAGGAGGGGTTCGATGTGGTTAGTGTGGACGCGAGCGACAAAATGCTCAAGTACGCGCTCAAGTCCAGATGGGAGCGGAGGAAGGAGGCAGCTTTCGACCAGTGGG TGATTGAAGAGGCTAACTGGCTAACGTTACCGGAGGACATCCCAAAGCCCGGAGACGGCTTTGACGCCGTGATCTGTCTTGGCAACTCGTTTGCCCACTTACCAGATTTTAAAG GAGACCAAAGTGACCAAAAGTTGGCGCTCCAGAACATTGCCAGTATGGTCCGACCCGGCGGAATCCTCATCATTGACCATCGTAATTACGACTACATCCTGGAGACGGGCCGAGCCCCGCAGGGCAAAAATATCTACTATAAG AGCGATCTGACCCAGGACATCGCGACCTCGGTGCTGTGGGTCAACAACAAACCTCACATGATCACCCTGGATTACACCATCTATGTGCCCAAAGCTTCCCTGCACAGCCTCCCTGAGGTCAG TAAATTCCGTCTCTCCTACTACCCCCATCGTTTGGAGAGCTTCAAACAGTTGATGTCTGAGGCCTTTCATGGAAAACTGGAGCACCAGGTCTATGGAGATTTCAAAAGCTACTCCCAGGCCAGA GCGGCGCCGCCATGCTACTTCATCCACGTCTGCAGGAAGACGGCCTGA
- the LOC115248243 gene encoding thrombomodulin-like codes for MAIWVSAFVLLSFKAGLCLEPGSRCRPLCGRSGCITLNRDRVDFKGAEDACSSSGGELLAFQREAADEILSLLRQELHGRKRLDWVCGCRLGVCSSLSTPLRGYKWTSADLQRSFIPPSSIWKGNTKVCSPHCVSLSRDQRWTERPCSDTADGYLCTARLREPCQVPEPAASKVLRSSKGCSTGPCGQICTDVKGGFKCSCFPGYVPDSKAPEQCKLHCAQEKCPASCEGSAGESCQCPDGFIASDRFCHDIDECSMEGCEHECSNSYGSFQCSCREGFVLKDTVKCVNATQGVTGPPAPPGPPTPPNMLLGSSGAGAGFLGLWIFITLTVVASVLGIGFYVVRRHRGRAGAGRRESGVPTAPRPELP; via the coding sequence ATGGCCATTTGGGTCTCAGCCTTTGTTTTACTCTCCTTTAAAGCTGGATTGTGCCTGGAACCCGGGAGCAGGTGTCGGCCCTTGTGTGGCAGAAGTGGCTGCATCACCTTAAACCGAGACCGAGTGGACTTTAAAGGTGCGGAAGACGCCTGCTCCAGCAGCGGCGGGGAGCTGCTGGCGTTCCAACGAGAGGCTGCTGATGAAATATTGAGCCTTTTGAGGCAAGAACTGCACGGAAGGAAACGTCTGGATTGGGTTTGCGGTTGCCGGCTTGGCGTCTGCAGCAGCCTTTCAACGCCACTGAGAGGCTACAAGTGGACCTCAGCAGACCTTCAGAGGAGCTTTATTCCACCCTCCAGCATCTGGAAAGGCAACACCAAAGTCTGCTCTCCCCACTGTGTGTCGCTTTCCAGGGACCAAAGGTGGACGGAGCGGCCGTGTTCGGACACGGCTGATGGATATCTGTGCACAGCGAGGCTCCGAGAGCCGTGCCAGGTCCCAGAGCCCGCAGCCTCAAAGGTTCTCCGGAGCTCCAAAGGCTGCTCCACCGGGCCCTGCGGGCAGATATGCACGGATGTAAAGGGAGGCTTCAAGTGCTCGTGCTTCCCTGGATACGTCCCGGACAGCAAAGCCCCAGAACAATGTAAACTTCACTGCGCACAAGAGAAATGTCCTGCGTCCTGCGAAGGCAGCGCGGGGGAGTCGTGCCAGTGTCCCGACGGCTTCATAGCCAGCGACAGGTTCTGCCACGATATCGACGAGTGTTCGATGGAGGGGTGTGAGCACGAGTGCAGCAACTCTTACGGAAGTTTCCAATGCTCGTGCAGAGAAGGCTTCGTGCTGAAAGATACCGTCAAATGTGTCAATGCAACTCAGGGAGTCACgggcccccccgccccccccgggccccccaccccccccaacatgctGCTGGGCTCTTCTGGTGCCGGCGCCGGCTTCCTCGGGCTTTGGATTTTCATCACTTTGACTGTAGTGGCCTCCGTATTGGGGATTGGCTTCTACGTGGTTCGGAGGcacagaggcagagctggagccGGCAGGCGGGAGTCCGGCGTTCCGACGGCTCCGAGGCCCGAGCTCCCATGA
- the LOC101079026 gene encoding complement component C1q receptor-like: protein MDMLLISLWVLVSTVQGSSGAAQETLCTPNTCFTVHTLRLSFQMAWRSCEQNGGYLMTVRDREEENVLRSLLSNIPRRHQERTQTFWIGLKLHKGDCVLAYQPLGGFKWISGEEDSSYSNWEKQPASTCTEERCVRVLRPFSGEPHLRWTAGSCRRPSSYVCKFYFSGMCKALVLSGPGQIAYTAPFSERPQHYKMQLLPFGTYADISCSDQQSHLSVCKKTEDGFRWSHPGPFCRTGSPNCAIHNGGCQHFCQQAAGELRCLCQDGYSLEEDGLSCRRVDACTEHLCEHQCLPGGAGHSCTCADGFKLDANLRNCSDIDECTWAACGQHLCMNSHGSYTCVCRDGHPMVDGGCVPVDECERLQCDHGCSDTGGSLSCSCLPGFSPAQDGRSCVDLDECSDDLCPFQCVNTEGSFRCTCPQGFLAESDGLTCRQEMGEAAASDAQAEEGRWENFSEPSGRATGEPPPPFPVHPVNFSESHQRGNASLSADLAGMLNSRVLLCVLGSVVPLLLLVTVTLAIAIFRCNRSKKEAKKAAATDGYCWVSPGLDPRLEKLYESILTDDL from the coding sequence ATGGATATGCTGTTGATCTCCCTGTGGGTGCTGGTGTCCACCGTCCAGGGCAGCTCAGGGGCTGCACAGGAGACGCTCTGCACCCCCAACACCTGCTTCACTGTGCACACGCTCAGGCTCAGCTTCCAGATGGCCTGGCGGAGCTGCGAGCAAAACGGAGGTTATCTGATGACAGTGAGAGACCGAGAAGAAGAGAATGTGCTCCGCTCGCTTCTCTCCAACATCCCCAGACGTCACCAGGAGAGGACACAGACGTTTTGGATCGGACTAAAACTGCACAAAGGAGACTGTGTGCTAGCCTACCAGCCCCTCGGGGGCTTTAAATGGATATCTGGAGAGGAGGACTCCTCTTACTCCAACTGGGAGAAACAGCCTGCCAGCACATGCACAGAGGAGAGATGTGTCAGGGTTCTTCGTCCCTTTTCAGGAGAACCCCACCTCAGATGGACTGCCGGATCCTGCAGAAGGCCCAGTTCTTATGTCTGCAAGTTTTATTTTAGTGGAATGTGTAAAGCGTTGGTACTGTCGGGCCCCGGGCAAATAGCCTACACGGCCCCCTTTTCAGAGAGACCGCAGCACTAcaaaatgcagctgctgccctTTGGAACGTATGCGGACATTTCATGCAGTGACCAACAGTCTCACCTGTCCGTGTGCAAAAAGACAGAAGACGGGTTCAGGTGGAGCCACCCGGGTCCGTTCTGCAGAACAGGAAGCCCAAACTGCGCCATCCACAACGGCGGATGCCAGCATTTCTGCCAgcaggctgcaggtgagctgcgcTGCTTGTGTCAGGACGGCTACAGCCTGGAGGAGGACGGGCTGTCCTGCAGGCGGGTGGACGCGTGCACGGAGCACCTCTGTGAGCACCAGTGCCTCCCTGGAGGGGCGGGACACTCCTGCACGTGTGCGGACGGCTTCAAGCTGGACGCAAACCTGCGCAACTGCAGCGACATCGACGAGTGCACGTGGGCAGCCTGCGGGCAGCATTTGTGCATGAACAGCCATGGCAGTTACACGTGCGTGTGCAGGGATGGTCACCCAATGGTGGACGGCGGATGCGTTCCCGTGGACGAGTGCGAGCGGCTGCAGTGTGACCACGGCTGCTCCGACACCGGCGGCTCCTTGTCCTGCTCCTGCCTGCCCGGTTTCTCTCCAGCTCAGGACGGCCGCTCGTGTGTCGACCTTGACGAATGCAGCGACGACCTTTGTCCCTTCCAGTGTGTCAACACTGAGGGCAGCTTCAGGTGCACCTGCCCACAAGGCTTCCTCGCCGAGAGCGACGGCTTGACTTGTCGCCAGGAAATGGGCGAAGCTGCTGCGTCCGATGCCCAAGCAGAGGAGGGAAGGTGGGAGAACTTCTCCGAGCCATCGGGCAGAGCCACAggggagccgccgccgccatttCCTGTCCATCCGGTCAACTTCAGCGAGAGCCACCAGCGCGGCAACGCGTCCTTGTCTGCAGACCTGGCTGGGATGCTGAACTCCAGGGTGCTGCTCTGCGTCCTGGGATCAGtcgttcctctgctcctcttggtCACGGTCACTCTGGCAATCGCGATTTTTCGTTGCAATCGATCCAAGAAAGAAGCCAAGAAAGCGGCGGCCACAGACGGGTACTGCTGGGTGTCCCCGGGTTTGGATCCACGCCTAGAAAAACTGTATGAATCCATCCTGacagatgacctttga